A genomic segment from Variovorax paradoxus B4 encodes:
- the ftsL gene encoding cell division protein FtsL, giving the protein MARLNLLLLLAVVASALYLVHTQYLSRQLYTELDRTQQEARRLELDHDRLQVEKRAQATPLRVEKLAKEQLQMRTTTPAITQYVRPDGTVIPAVVAPPPAPPASPAPKPVARTQR; this is encoded by the coding sequence GTGGCGCGCTTGAACCTGCTCCTGCTGCTCGCGGTGGTCGCCTCCGCGCTCTACCTCGTGCACACGCAGTACCTGTCGCGCCAGCTCTACACCGAGCTCGACCGCACCCAGCAGGAAGCCCGGCGGCTCGAGCTCGACCACGACCGGCTGCAGGTGGAGAAGCGCGCGCAGGCCACGCCGTTGCGCGTGGAGAAGCTGGCCAAGGAGCAGCTGCAGATGCGCACCACCACGCCGGCCATCACGCAGTACGTGCGGCCCGACGGCACGGTGATCCCGGCCGTGGTGGCGCCGCCGCCCGCGCCGCCCGCGTCTCCGGCGCCGAAACCCGTCGCGAGGACCCAGCGATGA
- a CDS encoding peptidoglycan D,D-transpeptidase FtsI family protein, whose translation MSRRSVRYTTSPLLASKTPVWRSKFIVAGIAFGFVVLAGRAAYVQVFNNSFFQRQGEVRFARTLELPANRGRILDRNGLILASSVVAPSIWAIPEDIERDDPEVRAKLKQVAKLLEMPQKDFDKKLEDEDKTFVWIKRQVDEPIAKQIAALNLKGLYQRKEYKRQYPEGEAAAHVVGFTNVEDNGQEGIELSFNKDLAGKAGSRRVIKDRLGRVVEGVGEQVPPVDGKDIQLSVDSKVQFFAYQKLRDAVTARRAKAGSVVVLDAVTGEVLALANYPSYVPDKRQNLTGEQLRNRALTDTFEPGSTMKPITVAMALEAGRVKPSTLIETSPGRFQLGGFTISDTHNYGTLTVEGVIQKSSNVGALKIAQKMTPHEMWDTYTALGYGQKPQIQFPGAVTGRLRPWKTWKPVEQATMAYGYGLSASLFQMAHSYTAFAHDGAIIPVTILKNTESPVGVRVFSPSNALAVRKMLQMAAGPGGTGTRAQTIGYSVGGKSGTAHKQVGKGYASNKYRAWFTGMAPIEKPRIIVGVMIDEPSDGQYFGGVAAAPVFSEVVQQTLRMMNVPPDLAVKPLVVTQGVDESF comes from the coding sequence ATGAGCCGCCGCAGCGTCCGCTACACCACCAGTCCCTTGCTCGCGAGCAAGACGCCGGTCTGGCGCAGCAAGTTCATCGTCGCCGGCATCGCCTTCGGCTTCGTGGTGCTGGCGGGCCGCGCTGCCTACGTGCAGGTCTTCAACAACAGCTTCTTCCAGCGGCAGGGCGAAGTGCGCTTTGCGCGCACGCTCGAGCTGCCGGCCAACCGCGGACGCATCCTCGACCGCAACGGCCTCATCCTGGCATCCAGCGTGGTGGCGCCGAGCATCTGGGCCATTCCGGAAGACATCGAGCGCGACGACCCTGAGGTGCGGGCCAAGCTCAAGCAGGTGGCCAAGCTGCTCGAGATGCCGCAGAAGGACTTCGACAAGAAGCTCGAGGACGAGGACAAGACCTTCGTCTGGATCAAGCGCCAGGTGGACGAGCCCATTGCCAAGCAGATTGCCGCGCTCAACCTCAAGGGCCTCTACCAGCGCAAGGAATACAAGCGCCAGTACCCCGAGGGCGAGGCCGCGGCGCACGTGGTGGGTTTCACCAACGTCGAGGACAACGGGCAGGAAGGCATCGAGCTCTCCTTCAACAAGGACCTGGCCGGCAAGGCCGGATCGCGCCGCGTCATCAAGGACCGCCTGGGCCGCGTGGTCGAGGGCGTGGGCGAACAGGTGCCGCCGGTCGATGGCAAGGACATCCAGCTCAGCGTCGACAGCAAGGTGCAGTTCTTCGCCTACCAGAAGCTGCGCGACGCCGTGACCGCCCGCAGGGCCAAGGCGGGCAGCGTGGTGGTGCTCGACGCGGTCACCGGCGAGGTGCTGGCGCTGGCCAACTACCCGAGCTACGTGCCCGACAAGCGCCAGAACCTCACCGGCGAACAGCTGCGCAACCGCGCGCTCACCGACACCTTCGAGCCGGGCTCGACCATGAAGCCGATCACCGTGGCCATGGCGCTGGAGGCCGGCCGCGTGAAGCCCTCGACGCTGATCGAGACCTCGCCGGGCCGCTTCCAGCTGGGCGGCTTCACCATCAGCGACACGCACAACTACGGCACGCTCACGGTCGAGGGCGTGATCCAGAAGTCGAGCAACGTGGGCGCGCTCAAGATCGCCCAAAAGATGACCCCGCACGAGATGTGGGACACCTACACCGCGCTGGGCTACGGTCAGAAGCCGCAGATCCAGTTCCCCGGCGCCGTCACGGGGCGCCTGCGCCCCTGGAAGACCTGGAAGCCGGTCGAGCAGGCCACCATGGCCTATGGTTACGGCCTGTCGGCGTCGCTGTTCCAGATGGCGCATTCGTACACCGCCTTCGCGCATGACGGCGCGATCATTCCCGTCACCATCCTCAAGAACACGGAGTCGCCCGTGGGCGTGCGGGTGTTCTCGCCCTCGAATGCGCTGGCGGTGCGCAAGATGCTGCAGATGGCGGCAGGCCCGGGCGGCACCGGCACGCGCGCGCAGACCATCGGCTATTCGGTCGGCGGCAAGTCGGGCACCGCGCACAAGCAGGTTGGCAAAGGTTACGCCAGCAACAAATATCGCGCCTGGTTCACCGGCATGGCGCCGATCGAGAAGCCGCGGATCATCGTCGGCGTGATGATCGACGAGCCGAGCGACGGCCAGTATTTCGGCGGCGTGGCCGCCGCGCCCGTTTTCAGCGAAGTCGTGCAGCAGACCCTGCGCATGATGAACGTTCCGCCCGACCTCGCGGTCAAACCTCTGGTGGTGACGCAGGGCGTCGACGAGAGTTTCTGA